The following proteins are co-located in the Streptomyces sp. DT2A-34 genome:
- a CDS encoding glycoside hydrolase family 13 protein, whose product MQRQGNGLNRHHWWRDAVIYQVYVRSFLDSTGDGVGDLAGVRAGLPYLKKLGVDGIWLSPFYPSPQHDHGYDVADYCDVDPLFGDLAEFDLLVAAARRLGVKVLLDIVPNHCSSEHPWFEEALAAEPGSAARARFHFADGRGADGSEPPNNWHSMFGGPAWSRVTEADGRPGQWYLHMFAPEQPDWNWRNPEIAAEFDRILRFWLDRGIDGFRIDVAAGLYKHPELPDSDDPEADARTRDSVNPLAWNQPEVHEVWRRWRSICEEYTARDGRDRLLVGEVSVPTAREHALYVRSDELHQAFFFDLLSAPWEADAFRKVISEAMQDIAGTGSTVTWVLNNHDQVRTVTRYGEPATEGSGLGAARARAAALLMLALPGAAYIYQGEELGLPEVVDLPDDVLTDPIFHRTGSRARIRDGCRVPLPWSGQASPFGFTSGAESAKPWLPQPEYFAEYATDRALADTRSFWHLYRDGLQLRDALPQLGEGTLRWLDTPPGVLAFVRGDGLVCAVNFGTATVPAPVSGSPLLSSGPCPAGVLPGSTAAWWMSDGTESTPA is encoded by the coding sequence ATGCAGAGACAGGGCAATGGATTGAACAGGCACCACTGGTGGCGCGACGCGGTGATCTACCAGGTGTACGTCCGCAGCTTCCTCGACAGCACCGGCGACGGCGTCGGCGACCTCGCCGGAGTCCGAGCGGGGCTGCCGTATCTGAAGAAGCTCGGGGTGGACGGGATCTGGCTGAGCCCCTTCTATCCCTCGCCGCAGCACGACCACGGCTACGACGTCGCCGACTACTGCGACGTCGACCCGCTCTTCGGCGACCTCGCCGAGTTCGACCTGCTGGTCGCGGCGGCCCGGCGGCTCGGCGTCAAGGTGCTGCTCGACATCGTCCCCAACCACTGCTCCAGCGAGCACCCGTGGTTCGAGGAGGCGCTGGCCGCCGAACCCGGCAGCGCGGCTCGCGCCCGCTTCCACTTCGCCGACGGCCGCGGCGCCGACGGGTCCGAGCCGCCCAACAACTGGCACTCCATGTTCGGCGGCCCGGCCTGGAGCCGGGTGACCGAGGCGGACGGGCGGCCCGGCCAGTGGTACCTGCACATGTTCGCGCCCGAGCAGCCCGACTGGAACTGGCGCAACCCCGAGATCGCCGCCGAGTTCGACCGGATCCTCCGCTTCTGGCTCGACCGGGGCATCGACGGCTTCCGCATCGACGTCGCCGCCGGCCTCTACAAGCACCCCGAGCTGCCCGACTCCGACGATCCGGAGGCCGACGCCCGCACGCGCGACTCGGTCAACCCGCTCGCCTGGAACCAGCCCGAGGTACACGAGGTGTGGCGCCGGTGGCGTTCCATATGCGAGGAGTACACCGCCCGCGACGGCCGCGACCGGCTCCTGGTCGGCGAGGTGTCCGTCCCGACCGCGCGCGAACACGCCCTGTACGTCCGCTCCGACGAGCTCCACCAGGCCTTCTTCTTCGACCTGCTCAGCGCCCCCTGGGAGGCCGACGCCTTCCGCAAGGTCATCTCCGAGGCCATGCAGGACATAGCCGGCACGGGCTCGACGGTCACCTGGGTCCTCAACAACCACGACCAGGTCCGCACCGTCACCCGCTACGGCGAACCCGCCACCGAGGGCAGCGGCCTCGGCGCCGCCCGCGCCCGCGCCGCCGCGCTGCTGATGCTGGCGCTGCCCGGAGCCGCGTACATCTACCAGGGCGAGGAACTGGGCCTGCCCGAGGTCGTCGACCTGCCCGACGACGTGCTCACCGACCCGATCTTCCACCGCACCGGCAGCCGGGCCCGTATCCGCGACGGCTGCCGGGTGCCGCTGCCCTGGTCAGGACAGGCGTCCCCCTTCGGCTTCACCTCCGGCGCCGAGAGCGCCAAGCCGTGGCTGCCGCAGCCGGAGTACTTCGCCGAGTACGCCACCGACCGCGCCCTCGCCGACACCCGCTCCTTCTGGCACCTGTACCGCGATGGCCTCCAACTGCGGGACGCCCTGCCCCAGTTGGGCGAGGGCACCCTGCGCTGGCTGGACACCCCGCCCGGCGTCCTGGCCTTCGTCCGCGGCGACGGCCTCGTCTGCGCCGTCAACTTCGGTACGGCGACCGTGCCCGCGCCGGTCTCCGGCTCCCCACTGCTGTCGAGCGGCCCCTGCCCGGCCGGGGTGCTGCCCGGCTCGACGGCCGCCTGGTGGATGAGCGACGGGACCGAGTCCACCCCTGCCTGA
- a CDS encoding ABC transporter substrate-binding protein codes for MRWIHAAGRGLLVLVVILTGYIASGARADEGPAAGRGPMTLATAGDLTGYLGSVLDGWNRTHPDEKVTLVELPDSADETHAQMATDLRAGDRSRFDVLNIDVSWTSEFAAQGWIRPLARDRFPLDTFLPPVVDTATYDGQLYAVPYVTNAGLLLYRKDILAKEGVDPPRTWSDLARAARTIAPKYGLDGYAGQFLPYEGLTVNAAEAVYSAGGSILGDEGERVTVDSTAAREGIGFLARGVREGWIPKRALTFKEEESKQAFQDGRLLFLRNWPYAYVGASAKGSPVAGKIGAVPLPGPDGPGTSVLGGSNLAVSTHARHPDSAARLIAYLTSQRVQRQVLTRGALPPVRADLYEDPELVREFPYLPTLRESVRTAAPRPKSPRYDQVSLVVQAVVRDAMTGRETPEAAVRRLARELAALSSR; via the coding sequence ATGCGGTGGATCCATGCCGCGGGTAGGGGCCTTCTCGTCCTCGTCGTGATCCTGACCGGCTATATCGCCTCCGGCGCCCGCGCCGACGAGGGGCCCGCGGCGGGCAGGGGGCCCATGACCCTCGCCACCGCAGGCGACCTCACCGGCTATCTCGGCTCCGTCCTGGACGGCTGGAACCGCACCCACCCCGACGAGAAGGTCACGCTCGTCGAGCTGCCCGACTCCGCCGACGAGACCCACGCGCAGATGGCCACCGACCTGCGCGCCGGCGACCGCAGCCGCTTCGACGTCCTCAACATCGACGTCAGCTGGACCTCGGAGTTCGCGGCGCAGGGCTGGATCCGCCCGCTGGCCCGCGACCGCTTCCCGCTGGACACCTTCCTGCCGCCGGTCGTGGACACGGCAACCTACGACGGGCAGTTGTACGCGGTCCCGTACGTCACCAACGCCGGCCTGCTTCTCTACCGCAAGGACATCCTCGCCAAGGAGGGCGTCGACCCCCCGCGTACTTGGTCCGACCTGGCACGGGCCGCGAGGACCATCGCGCCCAAGTACGGCCTGGACGGCTACGCGGGCCAGTTCCTGCCGTACGAGGGCCTCACCGTCAACGCCGCCGAGGCCGTCTACTCGGCGGGCGGCTCGATCCTCGGCGACGAGGGCGAGCGCGTCACCGTGGACTCGACGGCCGCCCGCGAAGGCATCGGGTTCCTCGCTCGGGGCGTGCGCGAGGGCTGGATCCCGAAGCGGGCGCTCACCTTCAAGGAGGAGGAGTCCAAGCAGGCCTTCCAGGACGGACGCCTGCTCTTCCTCCGTAATTGGCCGTACGCCTATGTCGGCGCCTCGGCCAAGGGGTCGCCGGTCGCCGGGAAGATCGGCGCCGTACCGCTGCCGGGTCCGGACGGGCCGGGGACGAGTGTCCTGGGCGGCTCCAATCTCGCCGTCAGCACGCATGCCCGGCACCCCGACTCGGCCGCCCGCCTGATCGCGTACCTGACCAGCCAGCGCGTCCAGCGCCAGGTCCTCACGCGCGGCGCCCTGCCGCCCGTACGGGCCGACCTGTACGAAGATCCCGAGCTGGTCCGGGAGTTCCCGTATCTGCCGACCCTGCGCGAGAGCGTGCGCACGGCCGCGCCGCGCCCCAAGAGCCCGCGCTACGACCAGGTGAGCCTGGTGGTGCAGGCGGTCGTGCGCGACGCGATGACCGGGCGTGAGACGCCCGAGGCGGCGGTGCGGCGGCTGGCGCGGGAGCTCGCCGCCCTTTCCTCTCGCTAG
- a CDS encoding ABC transporter substrate-binding protein, producing the protein MMRRRTTLLTGCTGLVLALGATACGGGPVSAGGGDKALSGQTVTVAGVWSGTEQKNFQKVLDAFTEKTGAKTQFTSTGDNVSTVVGSKIEGGNAPDVVMVPQVGVLQQFAKNDWLKPLSKTTQQSVDTNFAPVWKDYGSVDGTLYGLYFKAAHKSTVWYSPDALAQAGVEPPKTYDAMLKAGHTVSDSGLAAFSVAGQDGWTLTDWFENVYLSQAGPEKYDALAAHKLKWTDASVVEALSTLGKLFKDKQLIAGGQKGALNTDFPGSVEKVFGPKPEAGMVYEGDFVAGVAKDQFGKAIGEDANFFPFPAVGGGEAPVVSGGDAAVVLKDGKNQKAGMALLEYLATPEAAAVWAEAGGFLSPNKNVDLASYGDDVTRATAKSLVSAGDSVRFDMSDQAPAAFGGTKGAGEWKLLQDFLRDPSDPKATAAKLEAAAAKAYQGQG; encoded by the coding sequence ATGATGCGACGACGTACCACCCTGCTCACCGGCTGCACCGGCCTCGTCCTGGCACTCGGCGCGACCGCCTGTGGCGGCGGGCCGGTCTCCGCGGGCGGCGGTGACAAGGCGCTCAGTGGCCAGACGGTCACCGTGGCCGGTGTCTGGTCCGGCACAGAGCAGAAGAACTTCCAGAAGGTGCTGGACGCGTTCACCGAGAAGACGGGGGCCAAGACCCAGTTCACCTCCACCGGGGACAACGTCTCCACCGTCGTCGGCAGCAAGATCGAGGGCGGCAACGCGCCCGACGTCGTGATGGTCCCGCAGGTCGGCGTGCTTCAGCAGTTCGCGAAGAACGACTGGCTCAAGCCGCTGTCCAAGACCACCCAGCAGTCCGTGGACACCAACTTCGCCCCCGTGTGGAAGGACTACGGCAGCGTCGACGGCACGCTCTACGGCCTCTACTTCAAGGCCGCCCACAAGTCGACCGTCTGGTACAGCCCCGATGCCCTCGCCCAGGCCGGCGTCGAGCCGCCGAAGACGTACGACGCGATGCTCAAGGCCGGGCACACCGTCTCCGACTCCGGGCTCGCCGCCTTCTCGGTCGCGGGGCAGGACGGCTGGACGCTGACCGACTGGTTCGAGAACGTCTACCTCTCCCAGGCCGGACCCGAGAAGTACGACGCCCTCGCCGCGCACAAGCTGAAGTGGACCGACGCGTCGGTGGTCGAGGCGCTCAGCACCCTCGGCAAGCTGTTCAAGGACAAGCAGCTGATCGCGGGCGGCCAGAAGGGCGCCCTCAACACCGACTTCCCGGGCTCGGTGGAGAAGGTGTTCGGGCCGAAGCCCGAGGCGGGCATGGTCTACGAGGGCGACTTCGTCGCGGGCGTCGCCAAGGACCAGTTCGGCAAGGCGATCGGCGAGGACGCGAACTTCTTCCCGTTCCCGGCGGTCGGCGGCGGCGAGGCGCCGGTCGTCAGCGGCGGTGACGCGGCCGTCGTCCTGAAGGACGGCAAGAACCAGAAGGCCGGCATGGCCCTGCTGGAGTACCTGGCGACGCCGGAGGCCGCGGCGGTGTGGGCGGAGGCGGGCGGCTTCCTGTCCCCGAACAAGAACGTCGACCTCGCGTCGTACGGCGACGACGTCACCCGCGCGACCGCCAAGTCCCTTGTCTCGGCGGGCGATTCGGTCCGCTTCGACATGTCCGACCAGGCCCCGGCGGCCTTCGGCGGCACGAAGGGCGCGGGTGAGTGGAAGCTCCTGCAGGACTTCCTGCGCGACCCGTCGGACCCGAAGGCGACCGCGGCGAAGCTGGAGGCCGCGGCGGCCAAGGCGTACCAGGGCCAGGGCTGA
- a CDS encoding ABC transporter ATP-binding protein — protein MSDDSTPALGAETSAPRTGSPLLRAEGLVKTHYGEGAPAHAVRGVDLAVRPGEFVAVTGPSGAGKSTLLHLLGGLQRPDSGGIWLDGECADAWSEARWAVERRKRIGIVFQFFNLVSDLSVADNVELPALLAGVPPKRARAERAELLGELGLAGKERSMPGELSGGEQQRVALARALVNRPPLLLADEPAGSLDSKGTREVMRLLSRFHQRGQAIVLVTHDARLASAADRVISFFDGRIADDAELDGGTPPRRSGISGVLELRD, from the coding sequence GTGAGCGACGATTCCACTCCTGCGCTGGGCGCGGAGACCTCTGCGCCGCGTACCGGGAGCCCTCTGCTGCGCGCCGAGGGCCTGGTCAAGACGCATTACGGCGAGGGTGCTCCGGCGCATGCCGTGCGGGGGGTTGATCTTGCCGTCCGGCCGGGCGAGTTCGTGGCCGTCACCGGTCCGTCCGGTGCCGGTAAGTCGACTTTGCTGCATCTGCTCGGCGGACTGCAGCGGCCCGACAGCGGCGGCATCTGGCTGGACGGCGAGTGCGCCGACGCGTGGAGCGAGGCCCGCTGGGCGGTGGAGCGCAGGAAGCGCATCGGGATCGTCTTCCAGTTCTTCAACCTGGTCTCCGACCTGTCCGTCGCCGACAACGTCGAGCTGCCCGCGCTGCTGGCCGGCGTCCCGCCGAAGCGGGCCCGCGCCGAGCGGGCGGAGCTGCTGGGCGAGCTGGGCCTCGCGGGCAAGGAGCGGAGCATGCCGGGCGAGCTGTCCGGCGGCGAACAGCAGCGCGTCGCACTGGCCCGCGCGCTGGTCAACCGTCCCCCTCTCCTGCTGGCCGACGAACCCGCCGGCAGCCTGGACAGCAAGGGCACCCGCGAGGTGATGCGGCTGCTGTCCCGCTTCCACCAGCGCGGCCAGGCGATCGTGCTGGTCACGCATGACGCCCGGCTGGCGAGCGCGGCGGACCGGGTGATCAGCTTCTTCGACGGACGGATCGCCGACGACGCCGAGCTGGACGGCGGCACGCCGCCGCGCCGGAGCGGGATATCGGGTGTGCTGGAGCTCAGGGACTGA
- a CDS encoding PadR family transcriptional regulator, translated as MRLPLLALLARGPAHGYELKQDLEQLLGSAYPQPNVGQIYVTLGRLEKSGLIEGEDVEQSSRPNKKVYHLTDAGREALRAWFEEPEDEPRVRDEFFMKLAVAPQTGLADQIALINKQRRQYLNTMRQLSKLAAAEDRDNRIAHLLIEGAMLHLQADLDWLERCQEELEELE; from the coding sequence GTGCGGCTGCCCCTCCTGGCCCTGCTGGCGCGCGGCCCGGCGCACGGCTACGAGCTGAAGCAGGACCTTGAGCAACTGCTGGGCTCCGCGTACCCTCAGCCGAACGTCGGCCAGATCTATGTGACCCTCGGCCGTCTCGAGAAATCGGGGCTGATAGAGGGCGAGGACGTCGAGCAGTCGAGCCGGCCCAACAAGAAGGTCTACCACCTCACCGACGCCGGGCGTGAGGCGCTGCGCGCCTGGTTCGAGGAGCCCGAGGACGAGCCACGGGTGCGGGACGAGTTCTTCATGAAACTGGCGGTCGCCCCGCAGACGGGTCTCGCCGACCAGATCGCTCTCATCAACAAGCAGCGGCGCCAGTACCTGAACACCATGCGTCAACTGTCGAAGCTGGCCGCCGCCGAGGACCGGGACAACCGCATCGCCCATCTGCTGATCGAGGGCGCGATGCTGCATCTGCAGGCCGACCTCGACTGGCTCGAGCGGTGCCAGGAAGAGCTGGAGGAGCTGGAGTGA
- a CDS encoding ABC transporter permease subunit has protein sequence MTATLVKETSPPPAAGADKARSRRTRRRGRIIALLFVFPALLLLGALVVYPVLFSIGRSFFDASGTRFVGGENYNEMFRDPATLKAIRNTTIWVVVAPALLTGLGLILAVLVEKVRWATAFKLLLFMPMAVSFLAAGIIFRLAYDEDPDKGVLNAAAVSVHDAFQGTSTYPTARARDGQGLTKGPDGSYRTSASVSPGEAVTLGLVGVLPDDLPGGTEPAYAAAGHKANPGELRGVVYLDFTPGGGGEQGKVDRRENGLPEMQVEAVRAGKTVASTTTGSDGSFRFEGLDEGSYTVRLPASNFAAPYEGISWLGPTLVTPAIIGAYLWIWTGFAMVLIGAGLSTLPRDALEAARMDGANEWQIFRRITVPLLAPVLTVVFVTLVINVMKVFDLVYIIAPGPVQEDATVLATQMWLVSFGGGNNQGLGSALGVLLLLLVIPAMVFNVRRFRGSQR, from the coding sequence ATGACCGCAACCCTCGTGAAAGAGACGAGCCCGCCGCCCGCCGCGGGCGCCGACAAGGCGCGCAGCCGGCGCACCCGGCGGCGCGGACGGATCATCGCCCTGCTCTTCGTCTTCCCCGCGCTGCTCCTGCTGGGCGCCCTGGTCGTGTATCCGGTGCTGTTCTCGATCGGCCGCAGCTTCTTCGACGCCTCCGGCACCCGTTTCGTGGGCGGCGAGAACTACAACGAGATGTTCCGCGACCCGGCCACCCTCAAGGCCATCCGCAACACCACGATCTGGGTGGTCGTGGCCCCGGCCCTGCTGACCGGCCTCGGCCTGATCCTGGCCGTGCTGGTGGAGAAGGTCCGCTGGGCGACCGCGTTCAAGCTGCTGCTGTTCATGCCGATGGCCGTGTCCTTCCTCGCCGCCGGCATCATCTTCCGGCTCGCCTACGACGAGGACCCGGACAAGGGCGTGCTGAACGCCGCCGCCGTCTCCGTGCACGACGCCTTCCAGGGCACGTCGACGTATCCGACGGCCCGGGCGCGCGACGGGCAGGGGCTGACGAAGGGGCCCGACGGCTCGTATCGCACGAGCGCGAGCGTGTCGCCGGGCGAGGCGGTGACGCTGGGGCTGGTCGGCGTCCTGCCCGACGACCTGCCCGGGGGCACCGAGCCGGCGTACGCGGCGGCGGGGCACAAGGCGAACCCCGGTGAGCTGCGCGGGGTCGTGTACCTCGACTTCACGCCCGGTGGGGGAGGGGAGCAGGGCAAGGTCGACCGGCGGGAGAACGGGCTGCCGGAGATGCAGGTCGAGGCGGTGCGGGCCGGGAAGACGGTCGCGTCGACGACCACCGGGTCCGACGGCTCGTTCCGCTTCGAGGGGCTGGACGAGGGCTCGTACACGGTGAGGCTGCCGGCCTCGAACTTCGCCGCGCCCTACGAGGGCATCTCCTGGCTCGGGCCCACGCTCGTGACACCGGCGATCATCGGGGCGTACCTGTGGATCTGGACGGGCTTCGCCATGGTCCTGATCGGTGCCGGCCTGTCGACCCTCCCGCGGGACGCGCTGGAGGCGGCGCGGATGGACGGCGCGAACGAGTGGCAGATCTTCCGGCGGATCACGGTGCCGCTGCTGGCGCCGGTGCTGACGGTGGTCTTCGTGACCCTTGTGATCAACGTGATGAAGGTCTTCGACCTCGTCTACATCATCGCGCCAGGGCCGGTGCAGGAGGACGCGACCGTGCTCGCGACGCAGATGTGGCTGGTGTCGTTCGGCGGCGGCAACAACCAGGGGCTGGGCAGCGCACTGGGTGTGCTTCTGCTGTTGTTGGTGATCCCCGCCATGGTCTTCAACGTCCGTCGTTTCCGAGGGAGTCAGCGATGA
- a CDS encoding FtsX-like permease family protein, with amino-acid sequence MRATLRWAHSDLRTHRGEALFLVLATAGIVVSLLLATALFGYATNPWQRVFTQAHGAHVWLHTGTSADTGKLAELDGVDSVAGPYPTASTTLASRGTRASVELRGTPERPAVDRPLLTSGHWLDPANPDGVVLESRLARALLAAPGDTLTLPGTSRTLTVLGIADSAEPRYRPGEQPGLVWAPPAAVRDPGGQVIGLRLADPDDTDYAVQRAVTVLGAGAVGEVSTWKQARAEAQGDNRLLGQVLGLFGLGALVAAGLAVHGAIGTRIRGHLRDISVLKAIGFTPGQVVRVFLLQHLAYALLGAVAAAALIQAVGSHVPGRLGDAVGVWQGLPGHSVALFVVPVGAVLFIGATTGLAAWRAGRVPPVPVPRPAAPLGGRLSGLARQALGLRLPPALVLGWHRAFTRRLRSLATVARLALPLLLIVVAMSAWTTIDRFDSRPDRIGLPTALTVHADSGLPDRDARTLLERDPQVAAAYPGVEVAALVPGQTATIALRGLGTREDPYPYTLAEGRAAQGRDEAVAGQGLLDLLDVNVGDWVRMTVGDQPQILHIVGRSIEPENAGRVISTSLDTLRENDPDLGPTLYELRLRPGAEPYEVADRLTAAGHGRLDVHAVPNPADGLSPLRGVVVGLIAVLALIGLIELLTAIGGTVRESERDLLALKAIGLSPRQITAITVTSTACTALAAVAIGTALGAPLAHWLIDAQGRSSGIGAGIAQGPSVALLLLFGAAAVTGAAALATVPASRAARRRLADTLSAAA; translated from the coding sequence ATGCGGGCCACCCTGCGCTGGGCGCACTCCGATCTGCGCACGCACCGCGGCGAGGCGCTGTTCCTCGTGCTGGCCACGGCCGGGATCGTCGTCTCGCTGTTGCTGGCCACGGCGCTGTTCGGCTACGCCACCAACCCCTGGCAGCGCGTCTTCACCCAAGCGCACGGCGCACACGTCTGGCTGCACACCGGAACCTCGGCCGACACCGGGAAACTGGCCGAGCTCGACGGCGTCGACTCCGTCGCGGGCCCCTATCCGACCGCCTCCACCACCCTGGCCTCCCGCGGCACCCGCGCCTCCGTCGAACTGCGCGGCACCCCCGAGCGCCCCGCTGTCGACCGCCCGCTCCTCACCTCGGGCCACTGGCTGGACCCGGCGAACCCCGACGGCGTCGTCCTGGAGAGCCGCCTGGCCCGCGCCCTCCTGGCCGCCCCCGGCGACACGCTCACCCTGCCCGGCACCAGCCGGACCCTGACCGTCCTCGGCATCGCCGACAGCGCCGAGCCGCGCTACCGGCCGGGCGAGCAGCCGGGCCTGGTCTGGGCGCCGCCGGCCGCCGTGCGCGATCCCGGCGGCCAGGTGATCGGGCTGCGCCTGGCGGACCCCGACGACACGGACTACGCCGTACAGCGCGCCGTGACCGTGCTGGGCGCGGGCGCGGTCGGCGAGGTCTCCACCTGGAAGCAGGCGCGGGCCGAGGCACAGGGCGACAACCGGCTGCTCGGGCAGGTGCTGGGCCTGTTCGGGCTGGGTGCCCTGGTCGCCGCCGGGCTCGCCGTGCACGGGGCGATCGGCACCCGTATCCGCGGACATCTGCGGGACATCTCCGTGCTGAAGGCGATCGGCTTCACGCCTGGGCAGGTGGTCCGCGTCTTCCTGCTCCAGCACCTCGCCTACGCGCTGCTGGGTGCCGTGGCCGCGGCGGCCCTCATCCAGGCCGTGGGCAGCCATGTCCCGGGGCGGCTCGGGGACGCGGTCGGCGTGTGGCAGGGGCTGCCCGGGCACAGCGTGGCGCTGTTCGTGGTGCCCGTGGGGGCGGTGCTGTTCATCGGTGCGACCACGGGGCTCGCGGCGTGGCGGGCGGGGCGTGTGCCCCCGGTGCCGGTGCCGCGGCCCGCGGCTCCGCTCGGCGGGCGGCTTTCCGGCCTGGCCCGGCAGGCCCTCGGGCTGCGGCTGCCGCCCGCGCTGGTGCTGGGCTGGCACCGGGCGTTCACGCGCCGACTGCGGTCGCTGGCCACGGTGGCCCGGCTCGCGCTGCCGCTGCTGCTGATCGTGGTCGCGATGAGCGCCTGGACCACCATCGACCGCTTCGACAGCAGGCCCGACCGGATCGGCCTGCCGACCGCCCTCACCGTCCACGCCGACTCCGGCCTGCCCGACCGGGACGCCCGCACGCTGCTGGAACGCGACCCGCAGGTCGCCGCCGCCTACCCGGGCGTCGAGGTGGCCGCCCTGGTCCCGGGCCAGACGGCCACGATCGCCCTGCGCGGCCTCGGCACCCGCGAGGACCCCTACCCGTACACCCTGGCCGAGGGCCGTGCCGCGCAGGGCCGCGACGAGGCCGTGGCCGGACAGGGCCTGCTCGACCTGCTGGACGTGAACGTCGGCGACTGGGTCCGGATGACCGTCGGCGACCAGCCGCAGATCCTGCACATCGTGGGCCGCAGCATCGAGCCCGAGAACGCCGGCCGGGTCATCTCCACCTCCCTCGACACCCTCCGCGAGAACGACCCGGACCTGGGCCCCACCCTCTACGAGCTACGGCTCCGACCGGGCGCCGAACCGTACGAGGTGGCCGACCGCCTGACCGCCGCCGGGCACGGACGCCTGGACGTACACGCCGTACCGAACCCCGCCGACGGCCTCTCCCCCCTGCGCGGAGTCGTCGTGGGCCTGATCGCCGTACTGGCCCTCATCGGGCTCATCGAACTGCTGACCGCGATCGGCGGCACCGTCCGCGAGAGCGAACGCGACCTGCTGGCCCTCAAGGCCATCGGCCTGTCCCCACGGCAGATCACCGCGATCACCGTCACGTCCACCGCCTGCACCGCCCTGGCCGCGGTCGCCATCGGCACGGCGCTGGGCGCACCCCTCGCGCACTGGCTGATCGACGCCCAGGGCAGATCGAGCGGCATCGGCGCCGGGATCGCCCAGGGCCCGTCCGTCGCTCTCCTGCTGCTGTTCGGCGCGGCGGCGGTCACGGGCGCGGCCGCCCTCGCCACCGTCCCGGCCTCCCGCGCGGCCCGCCGCCGGCTCGCGGACACACTGAGCGCAGCCGCCTGA
- a CDS encoding proline-rich domain-containing protein, which translates to MTNSYGSWTGGTLTARSFLKPHHVARAVFHPTWIPGSLDPSVDALKKARVIAGAVAAFGVYTFVEGGFAFDEMLDNAATACVVLLFITPLTVGVMLHIWRRSGAGTVGQLREPLVRSLKLLLLFIGSALGTVLIFRMGNALGTLGGMLFSLLGLWMGFFVIAGAYRISGNFFGTAAVHRCLPPLLATVTTWLMAISDLITGDLHGLGLAMGVVFILGAPVTVTGIALLEMGRLRSRYGIRLAAHPATLPPTPTPAPPPPSYAPNGFVPSQGNPYGPPSGNPYAPPAGNPYGTPPQGNPYAPGPQLPYNPPPPYNPR; encoded by the coding sequence TTGACAAATTCATACGGGAGTTGGACCGGCGGCACGCTGACCGCCCGTTCGTTCCTGAAGCCCCATCACGTGGCGCGGGCGGTGTTCCACCCGACCTGGATCCCGGGCTCACTGGATCCCTCGGTGGACGCGCTCAAGAAGGCGCGCGTCATCGCGGGCGCGGTCGCGGCGTTCGGGGTCTACACCTTCGTCGAGGGTGGTTTCGCCTTCGACGAGATGCTGGACAACGCGGCGACCGCCTGTGTCGTCCTGCTGTTCATCACACCGCTCACGGTCGGCGTGATGCTTCACATCTGGCGGCGGTCCGGCGCGGGCACAGTGGGGCAGTTGCGGGAGCCGCTCGTCAGGTCGCTGAAGTTGCTGCTGCTGTTCATCGGCTCGGCGCTCGGTACGGTGCTGATCTTCCGGATGGGCAACGCCCTGGGGACCCTCGGGGGCATGTTGTTCAGTCTCCTCGGGCTCTGGATGGGCTTCTTCGTGATCGCCGGCGCGTACCGGATCTCGGGGAACTTCTTCGGTACCGCCGCCGTGCACCGCTGTCTGCCGCCACTGCTCGCCACGGTGACGACCTGGCTCATGGCCATCTCCGATCTCATCACCGGCGACCTGCACGGCCTCGGCCTCGCGATGGGCGTCGTCTTCATCCTGGGCGCCCCCGTGACGGTCACGGGCATCGCCCTGCTGGAGATGGGCCGGCTCAGGAGCCGGTACGGCATCCGGCTGGCGGCCCATCCGGCCACCCTGCCGCCCACTCCGACACCGGCCCCGCCGCCACCGTCGTACGCGCCGAACGGTTTCGTGCCGTCCCAGGGCAACCCGTACGGCCCGCCGAGCGGGAACCCCTACGCACCGCCGGCCGGAAACCCCTACGGCACGCCCCCGCAGGGCAACCCGTACGCACCGGGCCCGCAGCTGCCGTACAACCCGCCGCCCCCGTACAACCCGCGGTAG